One genomic window of Monodelphis domestica isolate mMonDom1 chromosome 1, mMonDom1.pri, whole genome shotgun sequence includes the following:
- the LOC103099959 gene encoding disks large-associated protein 5-like, whose product MCYKMDASTEMIKIKVAHQKSVSWKENRHKKYEHFRHFPLIDDNATILERRNLTQLEETNENLQEKDNDRPQSTSSSQHQLLSQRKEMLQRYKKQKQLQKMKERRERAKRGIFKVGLYRPDPPKFLSSLPEQKMGKPEAKKAIQTSEWITRSKVKDKMEQQPKVFQTSVRITRSKVKDKLEQPKIYVDQVNNGHNMEAVQAGQKPTSEHQSSKERKVVKPDMRVTRSATIAAKQIPKPTSSVAMRRPIPKLISENQLERKASTEERPPPKTEVKADKGKPSVHLKKLYIVNQMIQLNTKHLGIRKEILLKETGPSYVLPHISNVKKATTNPE is encoded by the exons ATGTGCTACAAAATGGATGcaagtacagaaatgataaaaattaaagtgGCACACCAGAAATCAGTTTCTTGGAAGGAAAACAGACATAAGAAATATGAACATTTTAGACACTTTCCCTTAATAGATGACAATGCCACAATCCTAGAAAGGAGAAATCTTACTCAACTGGAAGAGACCAATGAAAACCttcaagaaaaagacaatgacaGGCCAC AGTCAACTTCTAGTAGTCAACACCAACTGCTGAGTCAGCGAAAGGAGATGCTTCAGCGGTATAAAAAGCAAAAGCAGCTTCAAAAAATGAAAGAGCGGCGAGAGAGAGCCAAACGAGGGATATTTAAAGTGGGGCTTTACAGACCTGATCCACCAAAATTTCTTAGTTCTCTTCCAGAACAGAAGATGGGGAAACCTGAAGCAAAGAAG GCTATTCAGACCTCTGAATGGATCACAAGGTCAAAGGTCAAGGACAAAATGGAGCAGCAACCAAAG GTTTTTCAGACCTCTGTACGGATCACAAGATCAAAGGTGAAGGACAAACTAGAGCAACCAAAG atctatgTTGACCAGGTCAATAATGGGCACAATATGGAAGCAGTCCAAGCTGGCCAGAAGCCAACTTCTGAACACCAGTCtagcaaagaaaggaaag TTGTAAAACCTGATATGAGAGTAACCAGATCAGCTACCATAGCAGCAAAACAGATCCCTAAACCAACTTCATCTGTTGCAATGAGAAGGCCTATACCAAAACTTATCAGTG aaaacCAACTGGAAAGAAAAGCATCAACTGAAGAAAGACCTCCTCCAAAGACTGAAGTTAAAGCTGACAAAGGAAAG CCATCAGTGCATCTAAAGAAGCTGTACATAGTAAATCAGATGATCCAGCTGAATACAAAACACCtgggaataagaaaagaaatcttaTTGAAGGAAACTGGACCAAGCTATGTTCTCCCTCATATCAGTAATGTAAAAAAAGCTACAACAAACCCTGAGTGA